From Toxorhynchites rutilus septentrionalis strain SRP chromosome 2, ASM2978413v1, whole genome shotgun sequence, a single genomic window includes:
- the LOC129768658 gene encoding uncharacterized protein LOC129768658 codes for MMPKKVVIVLTLAALSNAAMVSPMAKQDTIEPPASEPSTLSPIITSSAMTSPTTTELITSTDAVTNNPSTTTIKPSTEDPRICSQSTNTAVCLDCNKISVCLNERPLPGKDCPQQTPYCVNAESGSHCSAQPDPEKVQCQDRFQCTSQGYFPDPHDCHYFYVCDADLKPFKYDCMPGYVYDVNSNNCRWPGFLYECRKLDCSRSNGVWTYFGSNRQYYAYCYHTEVGRNEVAVFKCSDGATFDGIQCQYKCRGEGRFPDSQSKSRYFECYVSGLALRSRVKECSPGMVFDRERKMCVPQRRTVSG; via the exons ATGATGCCGAAGAAAGTCGTGATCGTGTTAACCTTAGCGGCCCTATCAAATGCCGCGATGGTCTCGCCGATGGCGAAACAAGATACCATAGAACCTCCCGCTAGTGAACCTTCTACTCTGAGTCCCATCATCACAAGTTCTGCAATGACTAGTCCTACTACAACGGAACTGATTACTTCCACCGATGCCGTTACCAATAATCCTTCAACTACCACGATCAAGCCTTCCACCGAGGATCCCAGGATTTGCTCACAAAGTACAAACACTGCCGTATGCTTGGACTGTAACAAGATCTCCGTCTGCTTGAATGAACGACCTCTCCCGGGGAAGGATTGCCCTCAGCAAACTCCGTACTGTGTAAACGCCGAATCGGGTAGCCACTGTTCCGCACAACCTGATCCAGAGAAAGTGCAGTGCCAGGATAGGTTCCAATGCACATCGCAAGGTTACTTCCCCG ATCCCCACGATTGCCACTACTTCTACGTCTGTGACGCCGACCTGAAACCGTTCAAGTACGACTGTATGCCTGGTTACGTGTACGACGTGAACTCCAACAACTGTCGCTGGCCTGGATTCCTGTACGAGTGCCGGAAACTTGACTGCTCTCGATCGAACGGAGTCTGGACCTATTTCGGCTCGAATAGGCAATACTACGCGTACTGTTATCATACGGAGGTGGGCCGCAACGAGGTGGCAGTCTTCAAGTGCAGTGACGGTGCCACGTTCGATGGAATTCAGTGCCAGTACAAGTGTCGGGGTGAGGGTCGGTTCCCCGATTCGCAGAGTAAAAGTCGGTACTTCGAGTGTTACGTTTCCGGCTTGGCGCTCAGGTCTCGCGTGAAGGAATGCTCCCCCGGAATGGTGTTCGATAGGGAGCGAAAAATGTGTGTGCCCCAGCGGAGAACGGTTTCAGGATAG